In a single window of the Bacteroidota bacterium genome:
- the dut gene encoding dUTP diphosphatase, with amino-acid sequence MKVRVINKSSHELPQYSTLASAGMDLRANLEEPIVLKSLERKLIPTGLFIELPIGYEAQIRPRSGLAFKNGITVLNTPGTIDADYRGEIKVILVNLSNEEFKVENGERVAQMVVALHSRIEWELADSLLDTERGAGGFGHTGIK; translated from the coding sequence ATGAAAGTAAGAGTAATAAACAAGTCATCACACGAACTGCCTCAATACAGTACTTTGGCTTCAGCAGGAATGGATTTGAGGGCAAATTTGGAGGAACCAATAGTGCTGAAATCTCTTGAAAGAAAACTTATTCCAACCGGTTTATTTATTGAACTTCCAATTGGTTACGAAGCACAGATACGCCCTCGAAGCGGTCTTGCTTTTAAAAATGGGATTACAGTTTTAAATACACCAGGCACAATTGATGCGGATTATAGAGGAGAGATAAAAGTAATATTGGTAAATCTTTCAAATGAAGAATTTAAAGTTGAAAATGGCGAAAGAGTTGCTCAAATGGTAGTTGCTCTTCATTCAAGAATTGAATGGGAGTTAGCTGATTCATTGCTTGATACAGAAAGAGGGGCTGGGGGCTTCGGCCATACAGGGATAAAATAA
- a CDS encoding oligosaccharide flippase family protein: MNLIRKLAGQTAIYGIPSILGRLLNYLLVPLYTRIFIPEEFGVVTELYAYVSFLIIILTYGMETALFRFTQTENNKESVYSTILISILSSSTVFILLFLALSPFIAQGLGYSQNQEYIIWFVFIIAFDGITAIPFAKLREQNKPLKFALVKFTSILSNILFILFFLVFCPLVYEKGEGILFEIISLVYSPQISIGYIFISNLLASIITVLLLIPYLIPRFYSFDLNLWKRMMKYSLPLLLAGLAGMTNETADRIMIKYLLPSDVSLYQLGIYGACYKIAILMTLFIQSFRFAAEPFFFAQYKEKNRTEIYAQVMNYFILAGSLIFLCVVLYIDYVQLFVGEKYREGIKIVPILLLANLFMGIFFNLSIWYKLSGKTMFGAYLTIIGAAITVFFNFLLIPKMGYLGAAWTTLICYSVMMVLSYIIGQKHFPVVYKLKNAGVYIFLAVIIYLVSIQFAPDEQFARTFFNTILLIAFLITAFLIEKVKKVVI, encoded by the coding sequence TTGAACCTGATTAGAAAGCTTGCCGGGCAAACTGCAATTTATGGGATTCCAAGTATTCTTGGCAGATTATTAAATTACTTGTTAGTCCCACTTTACACTAGAATCTTTATTCCTGAAGAGTTTGGGGTTGTTACCGAACTTTATGCTTATGTTTCATTCCTAATCATAATTCTTACTTATGGAATGGAAACTGCTCTTTTTCGTTTCACTCAAACCGAAAACAATAAGGAGTCTGTTTATAGTACCATTCTTATTTCCATTTTATCATCCAGCACTGTTTTTATTCTTTTATTTCTGGCCCTTTCTCCATTTATTGCACAGGGTTTAGGATACTCCCAAAATCAGGAGTACATTATTTGGTTTGTTTTTATCATTGCCTTTGATGGTATTACAGCAATTCCCTTTGCCAAACTCAGGGAACAAAATAAGCCTCTGAAATTTGCTCTTGTTAAGTTTACAAGTATCCTCTCTAATATACTCTTTATTTTGTTTTTCCTTGTTTTTTGCCCTTTGGTTTATGAAAAAGGCGAAGGAATTCTATTTGAAATAATTAGCCTTGTTTATAGCCCTCAAATTAGCATTGGCTATATTTTTATTTCAAATTTATTGGCAAGTATTATTACTGTTTTGTTGCTTATTCCCTATTTAATTCCCAGGTTTTACTCCTTTGATCTAAACTTGTGGAAGCGTATGATGAAGTACTCACTGCCGCTTTTACTGGCAGGCCTGGCAGGCATGACAAATGAAACGGCCGATAGGATAATGATTAAATATTTACTTCCCTCTGATGTTTCTTTATATCAATTAGGGATTTATGGGGCCTGTTATAAAATAGCTATTTTAATGACTTTATTCATCCAATCTTTCCGTTTTGCAGCAGAACCATTTTTCTTTGCTCAATACAAAGAAAAAAACAGGACTGAGATATATGCCCAGGTAATGAATTATTTCATTCTTGCCGGCTCCCTTATTTTTTTATGTGTTGTGCTTTATATTGATTATGTGCAATTGTTTGTTGGGGAAAAATACAGAGAGGGAATAAAAATTGTTCCTATATTATTACTGGCAAACCTGTTTATGGGAATCTTTTTTAATTTATCAATATGGTATAAGCTCTCAGGAAAAACAATGTTCGGGGCTTATTTAACAATTATTGGTGCGGCAATAACGGTTTTTTTCAATTTTTTACTCATTCCTAAAATGGGTTATTTGGGAGCAGCATGGACTACCTTGATTTGTTATAGTGTAATGATGGTTTTATCTTATATTATTGGACAAAAACATTTTCCTGTTGTTTACAAATTAAAAAACGCAGGAGTTTACATTTTTTTAGCTGTTATTATTTATCTGGTAAGTATACAATTTGCACCGGATGAACAATTTGCCCGAACTTTTTTTAATACCATATTGCTAATAGCATTTCTTATCACTGCATTTCTGATTGAAAAAGTTAAAAAAGTAGTAATTTAG
- a CDS encoding enoyl-CoA hydratase/isomerase family protein, translating to MIFENILSVNANGILTLTINREDKLNALNKKTIAELSVAFKNAAINDEVKVIILTGAGTKAFVAGADIAEFADFEIEQGRTLSAAGQHTLFDVIENLPKPVIAAVNGFALGGGLELAMSCHLRVASSNAKMGLPEVSLGVIPGYGGTQRLPQLVGKGKAFEMIMTAEMMTAQDAFRYNLVNHVVEQNELIAKCEEIAGKIISKSPVAIAGAIRAINAGYNYSLNGYEVEIDEFGKCFGTDDFHEGTTAFLEKRNAIFPGK from the coding sequence ATGATTTTTGAAAATATACTTTCCGTTAATGCCAATGGTATCCTTACACTCACAATTAACCGTGAGGATAAACTTAATGCACTGAATAAAAAAACTATTGCTGAATTAAGTGTTGCTTTTAAAAATGCAGCCATTAATGATGAGGTAAAAGTTATTATCCTTACAGGTGCTGGAACTAAGGCTTTTGTAGCAGGAGCAGACATTGCAGAATTTGCTGATTTTGAAATTGAACAGGGAAGAACACTTAGTGCCGCTGGCCAGCATACCCTTTTTGATGTAATAGAAAATTTGCCAAAGCCGGTAATTGCAGCTGTAAATGGCTTTGCCCTTGGGGGAGGCTTGGAACTGGCGATGTCATGTCATTTGCGAGTTGCTTCAAGTAATGCTAAAATGGGGCTCCCTGAAGTCTCTTTGGGAGTAATACCCGGATATGGTGGAACCCAAAGGCTGCCTCAACTTGTTGGAAAGGGAAAAGCATTTGAAATGATTATGACAGCAGAAATGATGACGGCCCAGGATGCATTTAGGTACAATTTGGTAAATCATGTGGTAGAACAAAATGAATTAATTGCAAAATGTGAGGAAATTGCTGGAAAAATAATCAGTAAGTCCCCGGTTGCAATTGCTGGAGCAATAAGAGCCATTAATGCCGGTTACAATTATTCCCTCAATGGATATGAAGTGGAAATCGATGAATTTGGAAAATGCTTTGGAACCGATGATTTTCATGAAGGTACAACTGCTTTCCTTGAAAAAAGAAATGCTATTTTCCCTGGGAAATGA
- a CDS encoding sugar kinase — protein MSLLIIGTVAFDAIETPFDKTEKILGGAATYASLSASYFTKKINLISVVGDDFPQEHIETLKSRNINLDGLQIKAGEKTFFWKGKYHIDMNTRDTLDTQLNVLAGFNPIVPEKYQDCDFLMLGNLMPVVQMNVIKQLKKRPKLIVMDTMNFWMDSSWDELMETIKMVDVLAINDEEARQMSKEYSLVKAAQKIMALGPKYLIIKKGEHGALLFHKEQVFFAPALPLEEVFDPTGAGDTFAGGFIGYLAETKDISFENMKRAIIFGSAMASFCVEKFGTQRIVNLSPAEVDERIQDFIDLVQFDIALV, from the coding sequence ATGAGCCTATTAATTATTGGTACAGTTGCATTTGATGCTATTGAAACACCTTTTGATAAAACAGAAAAAATTTTAGGAGGAGCAGCTACATATGCAAGCCTTTCGGCATCTTATTTCACAAAAAAAATTAATCTTATTTCTGTTGTAGGGGATGATTTTCCTCAGGAGCATATTGAAACTCTTAAAAGCAGAAATATAAATTTGGATGGACTTCAAATTAAAGCAGGAGAAAAAACTTTTTTTTGGAAAGGCAAGTATCACATAGATATGAATACCCGTGACACTCTTGATACACAGTTAAACGTTCTTGCCGGTTTTAATCCTATTGTTCCTGAAAAATACCAGGACTGTGATTTTTTAATGCTTGGTAATCTTATGCCAGTGGTTCAAATGAATGTTATTAAACAATTAAAAAAGCGTCCTAAATTAATAGTAATGGATACTATGAACTTTTGGATGGACAGCAGCTGGGATGAATTAATGGAAACAATAAAAATGGTTGATGTGCTGGCAATTAATGATGAAGAAGCACGACAAATGTCAAAGGAATATTCATTGGTAAAGGCTGCTCAAAAGATTATGGCACTTGGGCCAAAATATTTGATTATTAAAAAGGGAGAACATGGAGCTTTGCTCTTTCATAAAGAACAGGTTTTCTTTGCACCAGCCCTTCCTCTTGAAGAGGTTTTTGATCCCACAGGCGCTGGTGATACTTTTGCAGGAGGTTTTATCGGATACCTTGCTGAAACCAAAGACATTTCTTTTGAAAACATGAAAAGGGCTATTATTTTTGGTTCAGCCATGGCCTCTTTTTGTGTTGAAAAATTCGGAACTCAAAGAATTGTCAATTTATCTCCCGCTGAAGTAGATGAACGTATACAAGATTTTATTGACCTGGTACAATTTGATATTGCTTTGGTTTAA